The sequence AGTACCTcccaaacatataaatatatacatatacacacacgcacctaGTTTTCAGCTTATACTCCTATAGTAAACCTAGATACAGATATTGTGATTTATGTGGCACAATGTTTACTCCAAACAGCAGCATATCCACTATAACAATACTGTGTACAGTGTGAAAAAAATGATAGAAAAAAGGTACTAAGCCCTCCTGTTGGCCAAGAACCATTTCAAATGATTGGAGAGGAGAGGAGCTAAAATGGGTACAATTTTTCAACAAAATGTGTAATTCAGaacaattttaaaacatttgctcATCCCCATGTGTGATGAAATTCTAATTTTTCCAGCATTATGAGGTCTGAGAATAAAATTGATAGGCACATGATTAGTATCCCCTGACCATCGGTGGTCCTGAACAGTGGACCTTTGCCATTCTACAAGTCTGGTAGGGGTATTCAccaatgaataaatatatttcatgatgGTACTGTATATTTGTGAACTGCAAAATTCAACAGACTAcaacaataacttttttttccccatttcttAGGAAACATTTTCACCAAGAACACAAATGCAAAATTCAACAAGTTTTCCCCCAACCGTGCTAATTCTCGGGTTTGGTGAAATTACAGACATAAATTACCTATACAGTGTGATAACTTTGGTTGGTTTTATGGTGATTATTCTCTCCAATTGTACAGTAATCACCACGGTTATGTTAAGCAAGAGTTTACATGAgcctatgtttatttttatatccaGCTTATGTGCAAATGGTCTCTATGGCAGTATTTCCTTTTTCCCCAATCTGTTCATAAACTTAATTTATAAGACAAAGATTATTTCCTACATTGGCTGTTTTTTACAAGTGTTTTGTATTTACACTTACGCATCATGTGAAATCACCATGTTAGCTGTAATGGCGTATGACcgatatgtgtgtatttgtaaccCTTTGAGATATGTCAGCATCATGACCTTAATCACAGCATTCAAACTGGTTTTTGCAGCCTGGACTTTTTCCTTCATATTAATTACTATACTTGTCACACTATCAGCCAGACTTCCTCTTTGTGACAATGTCATACTAAAGATCTACTGTGACAACTGGTCAGTTGTGAGACTTTCCTGTATTGACACAACTGTAAACAATATATTTGGGGTTTTTGTTACAGTAGCAACAATGGGGGTGATGCCTTTTCTCATTGTTTTATCTTACATTGAAATTGCGAAGGTTTGTGCAAAATCAAAGGATGTCCGGGAGAAAGCAATGCAGACCTGTGCTCCTCAGCTGATATCCATCATAATCTTTGTTACTGGTTGTGTTTTTGAGATTTTGCTCTATCGCTTTGTTCCTACCAGAGTCCCTTATGGACTCAGGGTGTTCATGTCAGTGGAAGTCATTGTGGTGCCACCACTTGTGAATCCTCTCCTGTATGGTTTGAAAATGAAGGCTATTAAAGTGAGAATAAGGCAATTTTACCTGGACAAACTTAATTTgcgaaaaacaaataaatagattttttttgaaGAAATGGTCCACATTTATCCAATGTTGTGTTATAGTATAACTGGGCATTCCAAAGTTTTGCTTAAATACAGAAATATGCAATTGCAATTCTTAAGATATTTAAAGTAGAACTATTGATACTTTATTTAGATCTCCCTCCTCCTCACCtcccaaacaattaaaaaaatatgtgggCCTAAATATGGGCGTTTCATCCACATTCTTCCCAAGAATCACAATCACATTCTTCATACCACGGTGGCCACAGAATTGCCTCAGAAGTGTAAACTGTCTTGTAAATGGCTTCAGCCAATTCTGAAAAGGTTTGTCATTCCCAAGAATTGATAATTCAGGGGTCTATGTCCTAGCGACTATGAGGAATCAAAGGATGAGTGCTAGGTTAGCAGCAGAAATTACAAGGTTTGTGAATTTGTAATGACAgactttattttataacacaattgATCAGCAAGAAGCAATATATGCAGACTATCAgatgcagattatcaggttcagaatcatatgcagatggcTTTGCTATATCAACAGGCAAAGCTGTAGAATACAGAACCTCCCAATGTCAGATCAGGAGAAGTAGTACAGCTTAATGTCACAGTGTACTTAGCAGTGTATAAAAAAGTCCAGAGTATCCAAATTATTTTGAGACAAACCCAGAGTCCCTCAGTACAGTACAGGCCACAATAGCACGTGAAGCAGTACAAAAGTAAATGCAAATTCTTACCACTTACCACTCCACTTGGAGTGGAGCTGAACAATGGTTGGTAAGGATGCAGGCAGAAATGGATGTAAAGTAGCTGAACACCAGAGAAATGAAACATATATGCTTGCCCCAAGTCTATTGAATCAGAGCCCTAATAATCAACAGGGCCCTAAGTAAACATCAGAGTGGATAGCTAAACAACCAGTTGGCTGTTTTAAATGGAAAGGCTCAAGAGGCACTATATGTAACCATATTGCTAATGAAATAAAAGAGTTATCACCAGACTTTAGCAAACAGAACGGCTTGTATAAATGGCAGCAGTACGCTTGTTGCAGCTTCCGCAGGACACCAGCACCTCAGCTAGTAGTGCTCAGTACTTAGTAGCCAGGTAGGTAACATAAGCATGAATGGTCAGACAGAGCCAAGAATCAGAACCAGAATTGAAGTCAAGGTCCCCATTACTGAGGTTTCTGAGGGTATAGATTGTGAAGGACCTACTTCGGGTTTGTTAGCATGTATATTTCTAGCTGGACCCGAGGGTCTTTCGTTTAAACCGTACCCTTTCCAATCAATGATATAATGAATTTGGCcttgaacttttttttaaaaattaagctTTTATCAATTATAATTTCTGGTTGATCAACCACCAGAACTGGAGATGATTTGGCTTAGATTCTGGACCTTGCACCAGTGCACCCACTTGAAAAACGAGCAATAAAAGTTACTAGGAATCTTAGAGAAGATACAGTTGGTAACTGACTGGGTTAATTTTTCTGATGATCTTCTGATGGATGTTATTAATAAGTCCAAAAAGTTTATGTCCAAACTTTATCAAAGGCTGTTTTAATTTGATATTTTTGGTAGCCAGTCATACATTCACCAtttttcatcaccatttatttatatagcaccacttattctgccccattggggcttacagtctaaatcccctaacatacacacacacacacacacacgcagactagtgtcaatttgttagcagccaaataacctaccagtatgttttttgagagtgggaggaaactggagcacctggaggaaatacaaacaaacacagggaggacatacaaaattctcacagataagggaatggtcaggaatagaactcatgacccctgtgttgtaaagcagaggtgctaaccactgatccaACGTGCTTTCCATACATTGTCACCAACCTTGAAATGCACCACTCTATGATATCAAAGAGAGCAACTTGAACATtcttccaaaaaaggggaacaatttaaaatatatggTTGTCCCAGTTCTATTGAGACAGAGCCCTCTATTTATCAGACCCTATGAAAACATCAGAGTGGATACCTAAACAACCAGTTGGCTGTTTTATATGGGAAGGCTCAAGATGCACTACATGTAACCATATtgctaataaaataaaagaactagcacatgaatataaaatatataaagtttgtaaatttattaattgtgatacaAGTTACAcaatatgggtctgattcattaaggaaagtaaagcaaaaaaatatttattatactggttgttttttcatttaggatgcagatacttgatagctttatttgtaccctgacattaaaagttgatctagggcatgctctACCCCAGTTATAAATCTGCCCTCACATTCTAAATTCACTTtctcctccaatacaacatggttttgctaaggttcaaagttactaatttttttggtttgctttacgttccttaatgaatcaggatatGAATATGTTTCGGATTGTAGCTGTAacttaacatataatatatatatattaagtcatatatatatatatatatatatatatataatcttgtaGAATATATTAATAACACACTGAAAGGGAAGGGGAGGGCAGATTTAAAAGACTCTGTAAAAAAGAAGTCTTTTGGATACATCAATTAAATTCAATGAGCCCCTATAGTGTATTGAAACATTGGAACTCAATGATATAATAACACAATATTTCTCATATTGATATAGTTTAAAGTTTaggtgctattattattattttatgtaaatacaTCTATCCTAATCGGATTTTGTCAATTAATCTTTCTGCTCCTGATTCTGATGTTTCAGTTTTTCAACTGGGTATACGTCCCTTCATCTAATAACATATGAAAGTGTTTGTTCTgaactattatatatattttccccGCTATTGGCTGTTTATGTAAATAGTATTAAGAGGATATTGAGATGCAACAGAAGACACAGAAGATAAATGCATCAATTTTGTCGGTCTGATCCAAGAACCGCTAAGGTCCCAGGATTACTCTGTGATTCTAGGCTCTATAACCCTGGTATCCTAACACTAGACTATAAAGGGTGAATCCAAATTGGGACAACAAAGAACTGACACATTCCAAAAAACTTTGTTTAAGGCTAAACAAGCCTTTATTCATTAGACCAGTTTGCTTGGTCAGCCACCTTTTTATATGGTATGAACGAATGTATGAATATAACATAAGACATTCAGTCATAACCTCATTTGAACACAGATAGCATGCTCAATTTATAATATACAGACTTTAAGAAATGTATGTTTCCAGCCCTATAGTTAAATCTCACTGTCActatctgcctcctgcagctcctgtctgccaggaactatgttggactttttgCATATATACAACCTGCTGTAtcaccatgccaccaaaggggccactgtggtgcttgaactgtttcccttcctgctgagcTAAGCTCATTTTTTCAGAATGATTTTCACATGCCACTAATCATTAAAATACTGCCTCACCCTGCAGTCTGgaccagatcatcaggtctctctacctgataggaagcaatcacctctgtctcctgttcctgcTTATACTTACCTTTGTACCTGACTTTGTGGTTTTAGTTGTTCATTCCATTGCTGCAGACATATCTCATCATCGATCCTGTcccagagttatacacctgtgtggatctctgtgcttctgctctctgcagctcattgctgcTCAGCataacctgttcagcttatttaCACCATTAACTGCTTTCTGTTCTCAAGTGTTTTAGCATTACCCAGCTTTtgagtctcaccacctttccagaggtaacCAACCCTCCAAACCGCAGGCtattcatctcaccacctttccagaggtatacAACCCTGCAATAAAGAGGCTATTAATCTCACCACCTTTTTAaatgtatccaaccctgcaatcagCAGGCTATTCATCTCgtcacctttccagaggtatccaacactgcaatccacaggctactcatctctccaccttttccagaggtatccaacactgcaatccgcaggctactcatctctccaccttttccagaggtatccaacactgcaatccgcaggctactcatctctccaccttttcCAGAGGTGTACACCCTGCAACCCGCTGGCTACTGCATCTCACCAGTGCTTCACAGTATTGCTTATTTCGCTGTTAAGATCcgtggttatattactgccttaccagttattgcatcctgaacctgtattacctgtgtttctaataaaaccactttgttcacttACTCTCTCTTTgcggtcttaccttgggaaccgtGACACTCACTCTGCTAACTGTGACGAATACAACTACACTATGAAAAGTAAATGTCAGCATCTTTCTTCAATAGAACTTAGTTgattgtattattgtatatagAATTGGAAACATAGCTACTTATTTTGCAACAAATCATTATCTAGTCTTCCGAGAATATTAAGAAACAGAAGATTAGCAGACGTAGATATAAATTTACTTTAATATTTGATACACATATATCTCCCTGAAAAGGATTTAAATGTCTCACAATAATGACCCTCTCCTACTCACAGCGTTCACATCATTGGCCTTTCTGAGTCCCATAGGAATCTGTCCTTAACCCTTTGCTCTTTGCTCTGCACATCTCCTCCATTGGTTATCTCATCAGTTCCTTTGGCCtacagtaccacctttatgctgacagcACTGAACTTTATATCTCATCTTCTGATCTCTTACCTTCTCTTCTCTCTCAGGTGTCCAGTTGCatttccgccatctcctcctggatgtcgttactctttctcaaacttaacattgCCAAtattgaactcattgtcttccctccataaAGAGTCTCCCCCCCCCGTCCTCTCTaccactgttgacaacaccacaaCACCACTATCTCAGAGTACGGGAGAAGCAAAAGAAGTGTATAGGGGCACTCTGAGATGTGGGTCTCATATAGCTGAAAAGTATAACCTTtattgtttcaaattaatataaaAGAGTATCTATAGTCCAGGGAaaaacagtgaaataattaaaagaaaaggaAAGTGAATGTGATaaagtgtgaaaaataaaattgcgGATCAACCACAAAAAGAACTCTGTCTGcctgataaataaaatattttatgcaccagtatattatattattgttgttatcaTCCAGGTGTCAATAATTATATTTAGTTCACACCTAATTTTTTGATCGAATGGTAATAATGTTAACATTGCAATAATGtaaactattactattattattattattattattattattattattattattattattatgtgtactATTACCAATTTACTATTCAAACAAAAGAGTATGTGgataaatataacaaaatctggataattagcttgaaaaagtctgcttggacagacgaaacgcgtcgctgtTTGCTAATTATCTCATGGAGTATTTATTATTGAATATTGACTCCGTTTAGCCACACTGACTGTGAAGATTTTACTACACTATTTCCAGAGGCATTACGTCTTTGTGTCCTCAAGAGGACTCCTTCTGAGCTTTCTGTGTTTCAATCCGGACGGATATCGGTGGTGCGCACTACAACAGGACTCACACCGGAACTTCAAGCCGTTTGTGCAGTACTACGAGGATTTGGACATTATTTCCCTTATGGGTAAGCCCTGTACAGTCCATCTATTTACCAACCTGACGAATTATATTGGCTGAattgatactatatactgtggaTCATTCGTGTGTATTTACGCTCCATTATTCAATTACCATTATACCATCGGTTTTATGGAGATATACACTTGATATCAGATACATCTCTTCGGTTATGGAAATTGGTCATCTGACCTAGTAACTGGAATCTGGAGGAACAGAGTCTGCTCTTATTTACCACTCCATACAGAGCTACCACTCCTTTGATTTAAAGTTTAGAGAGATATTTGTTTTATTGCCTTTATAGGTTTCTATGAGCCTGTGGATTAACATATGTGATTATTGATTTTATCCAATTATGCTATTTCTATGTACTATATTTAAGTAAACAGAGGTACAAATTCATTGTGAGTTActtgcatttgtatttttatattttttatacacatttaccTATTACAACATctcatgcgcaatctgcttttttgtttgttatatctGCTTCttagaggatttgcacttcctctttTGATCTGCTGCAATTGATGTTTCTTTAGTATTTGTATAGGTTTTTCTGTACCATTTATTAGCGCCGGAGTTATCTATTACAAAATCTGGATAATTAATGAATTCTTGAATTGCAACTCTAATGGAGTTATCTACTGGTTGATTTGCACCTGTAATATGAAATACATAGGTATGACCTCCCGACCATTTAAAAGATGATTATTGGAGCACATCAGTAATATAAAAATGCCAGAAAAAAACAAGATAACTATAAAACGTTGACAACAGTAGCGAGACATTTTATGATTTATCATAATTGTGAACCCAAGTGCATTAAAGCCTTTGTTATGGAAAAAATTACATTAGCCCTTAGAGGAGGTGATTTACAGGGACAACTAGTGAGAAGGGAgactaaaaaaatctttttaatggGCATCTTGTTCCCATATGGTCTAAATAATTCTAATAGTTATTCTGCTTTTCTGTAATTTACTCTCTAAAATAATCTTTTCAATATTATCATGAtattacaaatatacaaaatCATCCTTATAATAATATTTTGGTGTCATCTTATATAGATATTAATATTCAGTTTAATTTGTGTAATTTTTGtattttcacttttttatatGGCACAGTACCTCTTAAAATTCACACATATTTTTTTCCTAATGTTTACATAATTTACACcaattattattttagtattatCATTCAAATTGTAATATTGTTATCATCAACACTCATATATCAcaacatttttagattttttcttGCGATTTATTCATGTGATTATTTTTGAATCTTGGTTTGCAACATCACCTTTAATCCACAAtacactacgggcctgagtccttaaggagagcaaagcataaaaaaggagtaacatttgcacctgggcaaaaccatgttgcattggaggggaaggtaaatttaaattgtggagacagatttatagttggggtaggacatgtcctagatgtaataataaagctatcaagtatttgtgtgctagatgaaaaaacagcctgtatttaacttatgtgcaaaataataaactaatttgcaccccttgcattgtaacatggtttgtcccagagaacatttactccttttttgcttaatgactcaggccctacatcttTAAATGACTCTTCCAACGGACATTATCCTCAAATAGTGTAATTGAgaaatctttttattattttctatatatttctatatgtcatatTAATGTCTTGGATTAAATGGGGAACTTCCAGATATGTAATCTGTTTActtatcatacttaccaactagTCATTCGATTCCTTATACATTTATActaacacagaaatattttttgttttcctttttcccTTAACCAACGTCGACAGTCAGTGGGCAAGATCAATGAATCTACTTACCTTCCGATTGATTAAATCATATGTCCATCACTGTCAGCGATAGAGAGATAGGATTGGCCCAATAGGTGTTATGTCATCTTGGGGGACTGGACTAATAGAGTATTTAACACCAACGTTAATGAGGCTTGggtttgccttgataaagctacACGAGCGAAATGCGTGTCAGTGTTTGCTCTGTGTGCCTGCTCCTAATATATATAAGGAGTCACTATACTAATATATAATGGGAACGAGTCTTTAAAATACAGATAGGGACATTAGGGATCAGCAGATTAGCGTAATAGATTGAATCTGCCTCTTGACAGCTTTTTAATCCAATCAATATTTAGAACCAGCGGACCAGCATGACAGACTGGATCCGCTTTTTCTACTAGTATTTCAGTAGcatctagagcaggggtaggcaacctgcggctctccaggtgttgtgaaactacaagtcccagcatgctttgccagtagataaccagcagaaaggtggcaaggcatgctgggatttgtagtttcacaacacctggagagccacaggttccctacccctgatCTAGAGGAATAACCACCTTAATCTCAATCTATTAATGACGTGTAATTATCAAGCTACAAAGTGACCCTATTATGGGCAAAGTAACAATCGCTTAATTTACTGACTATTAACTCATTATGAGAAAATTATCAGCTGAGGACTTTTGGCTTTCAGTTTGACACTTAACCTAAGTGCCAATCTGCTGGAGGATTGAATATACTACTAGAAACTTAGAAATGTTACTATTAAAGTCTATTGATTAGATCTATATACAATTGAGGAGATTGGTATGAATTTAGAGATCATAGAGACAATTAGATTTACAACCCTACATATATATGATAACTTATGGTATTATACCAGTATTACAATAAATTTGGACAGGATCACAGAGCCATTGCAGTAGAACTGTGATTTTTAACTCACTGTATATgttttttggttttaatttttCACTAGCTTTTTCATATTTGAGGAGGAGTACTTATTTGGATTATTTTAAacataccaataaaatatatgttttatacacAATAAGCTTATTGATCTATAGATCCTGAGTACCCCTTAAGAACATTTtccttctgtttttttcttttcccaaTTAATCTTTAAAGTTTTAGGGTGCACCACTCAGAAGTCCCTCTGTATGtatgtaacctcctccttactggcctccccctctcccatcttgcccccctccgctctatactcaatgcggccgcaagactc is a genomic window of Mixophyes fleayi isolate aMixFle1 chromosome 2, aMixFle1.hap1, whole genome shotgun sequence containing:
- the LOC142138530 gene encoding olfactory receptor 52E4-like, whose translation is MVSTTLEEIPLDRQSLASNAMPLKPTELGAGKEPGPAIRGRLNRAETFLELLPCLECLWTRCETFSPRTQMQNSTSFPPTVLILGFGEITDINYLYSVITLVGFMVIILSNCTVITTVMLSKSLHEPMFIFISSLCANGLYGSISFFPNLFINLIYKTKIISYIGCFLQVFCIYTYASCEITMLAVMAYDRYVCICNPLRYVSIMTLITAFKLVFAAWTFSFILITILVTLSARLPLCDNVILKIYCDNWSVVRLSCIDTTVNNIFGVFVTVATMGVMPFLIVLSYIEIAKVCAKSKDVREKAMQTCAPQLISIIIFVTGCVFEILLYRFVPTRVPYGLRVFMSVEVIVVPPLVNPLLYGLKMKAIKVRIRQFYLDKLNLRKTNK